Proteins encoded by one window of Silvibacterium dinghuense:
- a CDS encoding TonB-dependent receptor: MNLKIFGYNVSLIVLLTGILFCTYSLSAQEFTGRVTDSTGAVIAKATVIAHNVNTSIDTKTVTTSSGAYTIPYLDPGNYSVTVLSNGFETAVHDGIVLQVGQTSTVNFIMKVGATSTTVTVTADTLLDMGKADNGEVIENTRVTELPLNGRDPGMLSILSAGAIWTGSLTYQRPFDDTQANLAVNGGQSGNVALMLDGVPNNSTPINNSGQAAISYVPPVDSVQEFKILTNPYDAQYGLMAGAVENVVLKSGTNRLHGDVYEYARRTWLDANLWSNGYAIANALPGTDVSQYATPKMKWDQYGAELDGPIVIPKLYNGRDKSFFAVQYENWHELEPNTVADSVPSPQWATGDFSNLVYWTGSAYAPISLLDPENISEQANGQWVRVPFGPTDTINPTSAPDIIPSSRINAMAQKIIQLYPAPNTKTAVGTNPFANNYIIPAPDLDRYRNALAKWDENFSSQDRFSLHYGYWERVENRSYDGFTGPEQEGQLPHGERSHTFTVEETHIFTPNLTFDFRANVGVRADYSYNGPAYDPTNLGWTAAQAAAMGPAAAAEFPYLDISEFASMGTNSNGQSVKNSLSMLPSITWIKGTHTIHGGLDMRLWQIGYNVIGGGNDFWIDRTWTQTNCGSCGSWDPASGNSIASFLLGNPTSGSDTINVKTYWSSHYWAPFVQDDWKLTHKLTLNLGVRWDFITPETERNNYGNGGFNSTAVNPINSEVSVPGYSQILGGVTFLGVNGYSRSAYPLSKWDIQPRVGFAYAVTDKTVLRGGFGESARSPENAPNNIGYSATTSYIACDPNHIGCTYPNLANPINNPYSSVVQPTGNSLGLLTDLGQGPWTINPKYIIPTFWNYSLGIEQQLGRNDMFNLTYVGSRLYNGDCDNGSFAGACPNINHESAAAMADCNPENGGRYENCSNDNVANPFYGISAFNGSSYYSSTTINALNLTRPFPEFTDMTMWQANTAHTWYNSLQLTALHKWSNSLTIHGTWTWSKMMDEGGDVDTTYLTHFRQIDGNDYTHRITVSGVYMLPVGRGRPFMRSLNRVVDGVIGGWELGSLYIYQTGAPWLVPSNPNEVYLRSAYVKPHIQKDNGFIRLVAACAEQYSENSSGTYQLVQLPYDYDGSCSNGADFLQVPSYAPIPNNIDTGIRLPRTHQFDANLSKNFVIFRDMHLQVRMEAFNVLNHPLWSESPDGSTNDSTFGLIERGPSGQSNLPREMQLSAKIFW; the protein is encoded by the coding sequence ATGAATTTAAAAATCTTCGGATACAACGTCAGCCTGATTGTCTTGCTGACGGGCATCCTGTTTTGCACCTATTCCTTGTCGGCGCAGGAGTTTACAGGACGTGTTACGGACTCAACCGGAGCAGTAATTGCAAAAGCAACAGTCATTGCACATAACGTAAACACCAGCATTGACACCAAAACAGTTACCACGAGCTCGGGCGCCTACACCATCCCGTATCTGGACCCGGGTAATTATTCGGTAACTGTTCTATCGAATGGTTTTGAAACCGCCGTCCATGATGGCATCGTTCTACAGGTTGGGCAGACATCGACCGTCAACTTCATCATGAAGGTCGGCGCGACGTCTACGACCGTAACTGTTACCGCCGACACTCTGCTGGACATGGGCAAAGCCGACAACGGCGAAGTGATCGAAAATACGCGCGTCACGGAGCTTCCGCTCAACGGCCGCGATCCGGGCATGCTGTCCATACTGAGCGCGGGCGCAATCTGGACAGGAAGCCTGACCTATCAGCGCCCATTCGACGACACGCAGGCGAATCTTGCAGTCAACGGTGGCCAGTCCGGCAACGTGGCTCTGATGTTGGATGGTGTTCCGAACAACTCCACGCCCATCAACAACTCTGGCCAGGCTGCTATTTCCTATGTTCCGCCAGTCGATTCGGTGCAGGAATTCAAGATTCTGACTAACCCCTACGATGCGCAGTATGGCCTGATGGCGGGTGCGGTAGAAAACGTCGTCCTCAAGTCGGGAACCAATCGTTTGCATGGTGATGTATACGAATATGCCCGCCGCACCTGGCTGGATGCCAATCTCTGGTCAAATGGATACGCCATCGCCAACGCGCTGCCGGGGACGGATGTTTCTCAGTATGCAACGCCGAAAATGAAATGGGATCAGTACGGCGCAGAACTGGATGGACCGATTGTTATTCCCAAACTCTATAACGGTCGAGACAAGTCCTTCTTCGCGGTGCAATACGAAAACTGGCACGAGCTCGAGCCCAACACGGTCGCCGATTCTGTACCCAGTCCGCAGTGGGCAACAGGCGACTTCTCGAACCTGGTCTACTGGACTGGCTCGGCCTATGCACCAATCAGCCTGCTCGACCCCGAGAACATCTCGGAGCAGGCAAACGGACAGTGGGTGCGTGTGCCGTTCGGCCCTACAGATACCATCAACCCTACTTCCGCACCGGACATTATTCCCTCATCGCGTATCAATGCGATGGCTCAGAAGATCATTCAACTGTACCCCGCGCCAAACACGAAGACCGCCGTCGGCACGAATCCATTTGCCAACAACTACATCATTCCAGCCCCCGACTTGGATCGTTATCGCAATGCGCTGGCGAAATGGGATGAGAACTTCTCGTCGCAAGATCGTTTCAGCTTGCACTACGGCTACTGGGAGCGTGTTGAAAACCGCAGCTATGACGGCTTTACCGGACCGGAACAGGAAGGCCAGTTGCCGCACGGCGAGCGCAGCCACACGTTCACGGTAGAAGAAACACACATCTTTACTCCAAATCTCACTTTCGACTTCCGTGCCAATGTGGGTGTTCGCGCCGACTACAGCTACAACGGACCTGCGTATGATCCGACCAACCTTGGCTGGACGGCGGCTCAGGCTGCGGCCATGGGTCCTGCAGCAGCGGCTGAATTCCCGTACCTCGATATCAGCGAATTCGCCAGCATGGGAACCAACAGCAATGGCCAGAGCGTCAAAAACTCTCTTTCCATGCTTCCATCCATCACCTGGATCAAAGGCACTCACACCATCCATGGCGGTCTCGATATGCGTCTGTGGCAGATTGGCTACAACGTTATCGGGGGCGGAAACGACTTCTGGATTGATCGCACCTGGACACAAACCAACTGCGGAAGCTGCGGTTCATGGGACCCTGCCAGCGGTAACTCCATTGCTTCGTTCTTGCTCGGCAACCCGACCTCGGGCAGTGACACCATCAACGTGAAAACCTATTGGTCGTCACACTACTGGGCTCCGTTTGTACAGGATGACTGGAAGCTGACCCACAAGCTGACGTTGAACCTTGGCGTTCGCTGGGACTTCATCACTCCTGAAACCGAGCGGAATAACTACGGCAACGGTGGCTTCAATTCCACAGCCGTCAATCCGATCAATTCGGAAGTCAGCGTTCCCGGCTACAGCCAGATTCTTGGCGGCGTCACCTTCCTTGGCGTAAACGGCTATTCCCGGTCGGCTTATCCTTTGTCGAAGTGGGACATTCAGCCCCGCGTTGGCTTTGCCTATGCCGTTACCGACAAAACCGTATTACGCGGCGGTTTTGGTGAGTCTGCTCGCAGCCCGGAGAATGCACCGAACAATATCGGCTACAGCGCAACAACAAGCTATATTGCATGCGATCCGAATCACATCGGCTGCACTTACCCCAACCTTGCCAACCCAATCAACAATCCGTATTCCTCGGTGGTGCAGCCAACGGGCAACTCTCTCGGCTTGTTGACAGATCTCGGCCAGGGACCATGGACGATTAACCCGAAGTACATCATCCCCACGTTCTGGAACTATTCGCTGGGCATTGAACAGCAGTTGGGCCGGAACGATATGTTCAATCTGACCTATGTGGGCAGCCGCCTCTATAACGGCGATTGCGACAACGGCAGCTTCGCCGGGGCTTGCCCAAACATCAACCATGAAAGCGCGGCGGCCATGGCGGACTGCAACCCTGAGAACGGTGGCCGTTACGAGAATTGCAGCAACGACAACGTCGCCAACCCCTTCTACGGAATCAGTGCTTTCAATGGTTCAAGCTACTACAGCTCCACCACCATTAACGCTCTGAATCTCACCCGTCCATTTCCTGAGTTCACGGATATGACGATGTGGCAAGCGAATACCGCGCACACATGGTACAACTCGCTACAACTAACAGCGCTGCACAAGTGGAGCAACTCACTCACCATTCACGGCACCTGGACCTGGTCGAAGATGATGGACGAGGGCGGCGACGTGGATACTACCTACCTGACACACTTTCGCCAAATCGACGGCAACGATTACACGCACCGCATTACGGTCTCGGGTGTGTATATGTTGCCGGTGGGTCGCGGCCGTCCCTTCATGCGGAGCCTGAATCGTGTTGTGGATGGTGTCATCGGCGGTTGGGAATTAGGCAGCCTGTATATCTATCAGACGGGTGCTCCGTGGCTCGTACCAAGTAACCCGAACGAAGTGTACCTGCGTAGTGCCTACGTTAAGCCCCACATCCAGAAAGACAACGGGTTCATTCGGCTTGTTGCCGCCTGCGCCGAACAGTACAGCGAAAACAGCAGCGGAACATATCAGCTTGTGCAATTGCCCTACGACTATGACGGGAGTTGTTCGAATGGCGCAGACTTTCTCCAGGTACCCAGCTATGCTCCCATACCGAACAATATCGACACCGGCATTCGCCTTCCCAGAACGCACCAGTTTGACGCTAACCTGTCGAAGAATTTTGTGATCTTCAGGGATATGCACCTGCAGGTGCGCATGGAAGCATTCAACGTGCTCAACCACCCTCTGTGGTCGGAATCACCGGATGGCAGCACGAACGACTCAACCTTTGGTCTGATTGAAAGAGGACCGTCAGGACAAAGTAACCTGCCTCGCGAGATGCAGCTATCTGCGAAGATCTTTTGGTAA
- a CDS encoding DUF3472 domain-containing protein codes for MKRSFLLAGFWALCVLLGRPVVYAQDMPVAPASLAIPGFTAYAEPDPEAFEIPATDPIQGWSDSKTTIAWYGLIRTPGKLDVAVRLHLPTGAQSRLSMKVGDHELKSKTVRGADGMVTVSFGSLNIEQAGGYRFALSGVKKSGQDFAEIDSLILTGPAVKNALFNLTPQRGAPSVHLNFSLPDGVQAKWFYNEVTVKTDPVWSYYEACGFARGYFGIQVNSPTERRIIFSVWDSGTEPTDRDKVSAENQVQLIAKGPDVFVSGFGNEGTGGHSHLIYPWKTGETYRFLVSAQPEGNSTIYTGYFYFPEKHAWGLIASFRAPKDGGYLRHLYSFNEDFEGSNGQQRRLAEFGNQWIKTTDDKWMELTKARFTHTARGIYKDRLDRGAGVIGDRFYLTNGGFKAESIEFNDEISRPASGHIPDVELPVDADKQ; via the coding sequence ATGAAGCGGTCGTTCTTGTTGGCAGGGTTTTGGGCTCTTTGCGTTTTGTTGGGGCGGCCTGTTGTTTATGCGCAAGATATGCCTGTTGCCCCTGCGTCGCTGGCCATACCGGGATTTACCGCGTATGCTGAGCCGGATCCTGAGGCGTTCGAGATTCCGGCCACCGATCCGATTCAAGGCTGGTCGGACAGCAAGACAACGATCGCGTGGTACGGGTTGATACGGACACCTGGAAAGCTGGATGTTGCCGTGCGTCTGCATCTTCCAACAGGAGCGCAATCCAGGCTGAGCATGAAGGTTGGAGATCATGAGCTGAAGAGTAAGACCGTGCGAGGTGCAGACGGTATGGTGACAGTATCCTTCGGCTCGCTGAATATCGAGCAGGCCGGCGGGTATCGGTTTGCTCTGTCTGGAGTCAAGAAATCGGGGCAGGACTTTGCAGAGATCGATTCCTTGATACTCACAGGGCCTGCGGTAAAGAATGCGCTTTTCAACCTCACGCCACAGCGTGGTGCGCCCTCTGTTCATCTGAATTTTTCCCTCCCCGACGGGGTGCAGGCGAAGTGGTTTTATAACGAGGTGACGGTCAAGACAGATCCTGTCTGGTCTTACTACGAGGCCTGCGGTTTTGCCCGTGGATACTTTGGCATTCAAGTGAATAGCCCGACAGAACGCCGGATCATCTTCTCCGTATGGGACAGCGGCACAGAGCCTACCGATCGGGATAAGGTGTCTGCAGAAAATCAGGTGCAGTTGATTGCAAAGGGGCCGGATGTTTTTGTTTCAGGCTTCGGCAATGAGGGAACGGGCGGTCATAGTCATCTGATCTATCCATGGAAGACAGGGGAGACGTATCGCTTTTTAGTAAGTGCGCAGCCGGAAGGGAACTCGACGATCTACACCGGGTACTTTTATTTCCCGGAAAAGCATGCCTGGGGTTTGATCGCCAGCTTTCGAGCGCCGAAAGATGGCGGATATCTGCGTCATCTTTACTCCTTCAATGAAGACTTCGAAGGGTCAAATGGCCAGCAGCGCAGGTTGGCAGAGTTTGGCAATCAGTGGATCAAAACAACGGATGACAAGTGGATGGAGCTGACGAAGGCTCGCTTTACCCATACGGCAAGAGGTATCTACAAGGATCGGCTTGACCGCGGAGCCGGTGTCATCGGTGACCGCTTCTATCTGACGAACGGGGGATTCAAGGCTGAGTCCATCGAGTTCAACGATGAGATCAGCCGCCCGGCGAGCGGGCATATCCCGGATGTCGAGTTGCCGGTCGATGCGGATAAGCAATGA